In Juglans microcarpa x Juglans regia isolate MS1-56 chromosome 8D, Jm3101_v1.0, whole genome shotgun sequence, the following are encoded in one genomic region:
- the LOC121243321 gene encoding eukaryotic initiation factor 4A-9 codes for MASAAPEGSQFDARQFDAKMSELLGADGQDFFTSYDEVYESFDVMGLQENLLRGIYAYGFEKPSAIQQRGIVPFCKGLDVIQQAQSGTGKTATFCSGILQQLDYGLVECQALVLAPTRELAQQIEKVMRALGDYLGVKVHACVGGTSVREDQRILSAGVHVVVGTPGRVFDMLRRQSLRPDYIRMFVLDEADEMLSRGFKDQIYDIFQLLPPKIQVGVFSATMPPEALEITRKFMNKPVRILVKRDELTLEGIKQFHVNVDKEEWKLETLCDLYETLAITQSVIFVNTRRKVDWLTDKMRSRDHTVSATHGDMDQNTRDIIMREFRSGSSRVLITTDLLARGIDVQQVSLVINYDLPTQPENYLHRIGRSGRFGRKGVAINFVTADDERMLFDIQRFYNVVIEELPANVADLL; via the exons ATGGCTAGTGCGGCACCTGAGGGATCCCAATTTGATGCCCGTCAATTTGATGCTAAAATGAGCGAGTT ACTTGGAGCAGATGGGCAAGATTTCTTCACATCATATGATGAGGTTTATGAGAGTTTTGATGTGATGGGATTGCAAGAGAACCTCCTTAGAGGAATCTATGCTTATG GTTTTGAGAAGCCGTCTGCAATTCAGCAAAGGGGGATTGTTCCTTTCTGTAAAGGACTTGATGTGATTCAACAAGCTCAGTCTGGAACTGGGAAAACTGCTACTTTTTGCTCCGGTATCTTGCAGCAGCTTGATTATGGCTTGGTCGAATGCCAGGCCTTGGTTCTTGCTCCCACTAGGGAGCTTGCACAACAGATTGAGAAGGTCATGCGGGCCCTTGGTGACTATTTGGGTGTCAAGGTTCATGCCTGTGTTGGTGGAACAAGTGTTCGTGAGGATCAACGAATTCTTTCTGCTGGGGTCCATGTTGTTGTTGGTACCCCTGGTCGTGTCTTTGACATGCTTCGCAGGCAATCGCTGCGCCCTGATTACATTAGGATGTTTGTGTTAGACGAAGCAGATGAAATGCTTTCACGAGGCTTCAAGGATCAG ATCTATGATATCTTCCAGCTGCTGCCACCTAAAATTCAAGTTGGAGTTTTCTCTGCCACAATGCCGCCTGAGGCTCTTGAGATTACCAGGAAATTCATGAATAAACCTGTAAGGATTCTGGTTAAACGTGATGAGCTCACCCTTGAGGGTATTAAGCAATTCCATGTTAATGTAGACAAGGAGGAATGGAAGCTTGAGACACTTTGTGATCTTTATGAAACCTTGGCAATCACCCAAAGTGTTATCTTTGTGAACACAAGGCGCAAGGTTGATTGGCTGACAGACAAGATGCGCAGCCGTGACCATACAGTTTCTGCCACCCACGGAGACATGGATCAAAATACAAGAGACATCATCATGCGGGAATTCAGGTCTGGGTCCTCTCGTGTTCTCATCACTACTGATCTCTTGGCCAGGGGTATTGATGTCCAGCAAGTCTCTCTCGTGATCAATTATGATCTTCCTACTCAGCCAGAGAACTACCTCCATCGAATTGGGCGTAGTGGGCGGTTTGGAAGGAAGGGTGTTGCCATCAATTTTGTGACCgcagatgatgagaggatgctCTTTGACATCCAGAGGTTCTACAATGTGGTGATTGAGGAGCTGCCAGCAAATGTTGCCGATCTCCTTTGA
- the LOC121243324 gene encoding uncharacterized protein LOC121243324, translating to MEDYNGSRRYGDWTMEMESYYGPPPSRQPTSYDLRCYSSSYAQTQMGNNRDLKLKKGKSTAGSSSKSWAFGDREFQRKKRVASYKMYSVEGKMKGSLRRSFRWLKDKYTQVLYGW from the coding sequence ATGGAAGACTACAACGGATCCAGGCGATATGGGGACTGGACGATGGAGATGGAGAGCTATTACGGGCCGCCGCCATCCAGACAACCCACTTCCTATGACCTCAGGTGCTACAGCTCCTCCTATGCACAGACCCAGATGGGCAACAACAGGGACTTAAAGCTCAAAAAGGGAAAGAGCACTGCTGGGTCTTCTTCAAAGTCTTGGGCTTTTGGTGACCGTGAGTTCCAGAGGAAGAAGAGGGTTGCTAGCTATAAGATGTATTCTGTGGAGGGAAAAATGAAGGGGTCCTTGAGGAGGAGCTTCAGGTGGCTTAAAGATAAGTACACCCAGGTGCTCTATGGCTGGTGA